In Campylobacter sp. VBCF_01 NA2, one DNA window encodes the following:
- a CDS encoding Mur ligase family protein, whose product MNALKNSSIFDFLNARPIYYKKIDYERFPAAFEAVRSALPLKNITQIIGTNGKGSTGRFLSRIIMSANGANGRNSGPKFSVGHYTSPHIMRLNERIYRDGREISDDELQGAHEFLQANLPAKFRNNLSYFEYLTLAAAVHFRECDYCVFEAGMGGEFDATSSFDRELSLFTPIGTDHIGMLGVNLEQISRTKLNAMAQNAILSDEMNSLSVKIAREIAAQKGANLAFASDFLNADEKREIAEYIKTHNLANFQYSNLKLAVAGAKFWGLNFKIAEILPLDLPGRAEAIAPNIIIDVGHNELAAAALAKEFAGKKFTLIYNAFADKDIKKVLATLAPIIKNVQILPYEAPGRELGGEMITQALDELGIAHSEFRGETYENELYLVFGSFHLVEEFLKFYNNGAKFGKN is encoded by the coding sequence TTGAACGCGCTAAAAAATAGCTCTATTTTTGACTTCTTAAACGCTCGTCCGATTTATTATAAAAAGATCGATTACGAGCGTTTTCCAGCCGCCTTTGAGGCCGTGCGTAGCGCACTCCCGCTAAAAAATATCACCCAAATCATCGGCACCAATGGCAAGGGAAGCACTGGCAGGTTTTTATCTAGGATTATTATGAGTGCAAATGGCGCAAATGGGCGAAATTCGGGCCCTAAATTTAGCGTCGGCCACTACACTAGCCCGCATATTATGAGATTAAATGAGCGCATTTATCGCGACGGGCGCGAGATTAGCGATGATGAGTTGCAAGGCGCGCACGAGTTTTTGCAAGCAAATTTACCGGCAAAATTTAGAAATAATCTTTCGTATTTTGAATACCTGACTTTGGCGGCTGCGGTGCATTTTAGGGAGTGTGATTACTGTGTATTCGAGGCTGGTATGGGTGGCGAGTTTGACGCTACGAGCAGTTTTGATAGAGAGCTTTCGCTTTTTACCCCTATTGGCACCGATCATATCGGCATGCTGGGCGTTAATTTGGAGCAAATTTCGCGCACGAAGCTTAATGCAATGGCGCAAAATGCGATTTTAAGCGATGAGATGAACAGCCTTAGCGTGAAAATCGCGCGTGAAATCGCAGCGCAAAAGGGGGCAAATTTGGCGTTTGCAAGCGATTTTTTAAACGCAGATGAAAAGCGCGAAATTGCCGAATATATCAAAACTCACAATCTAGCAAATTTTCAATATTCAAATTTAAAATTGGCCGTGGCTGGGGCGAAATTTTGGGGCTTAAATTTTAAAATTGCTGAAATTTTGCCCCTTGATTTGCCTGGGCGCGCCGAAGCAATCGCTCCAAATATCATTATCGATGTGGGGCACAACGAACTAGCCGCCGCGGCACTTGCCAAGGAATTTGCAGGCAAAAAATTTACGCTGATTTACAACGCGTTTGCCGATAAGGATATCAAAAAGGTTCTTGCTACCCTTGCGCCGATTATCAAAAATGTCCAAATTTTGCCTTATGAGGCCCCAGGCCGTGAGCTTGGCGGGGAGATGATTACGCAGGCTTTGGACGAGCTTGGTATCGCGCACTCTGAATTTAGAGGCGAAACCTATGAAAATGAGCTTTATTTGGTGTTTGGTTCGTTTCATTTAGTCGAGGAATTTTTGAAATTTTATAATAACGGGGCGAAATTTGGCAAAAACTAA
- the lptE gene encoding LPS assembly lipoprotein LptE, with protein sequence MRNLIKNLAVFAFVVLVVGCGYQPVSKITSQIMSKSVYVDVLMSKTDPQNTVAIKDAVKSGIVARLGSNLADKSSAQTYIVASIKRLTFTALTYDRYGYITSYRANLTLNFKTKLKNGEIFSKDCVGDHDFSVSRLVKNKHDTISVISDKERYDAIENASTQAFDEFISALAIKGIQLERAKK encoded by the coding sequence ATGAGAAATTTGATTAAAAATTTAGCCGTTTTTGCGTTTGTGGTTTTGGTTGTTGGTTGCGGATATCAGCCAGTATCTAAAATCACTTCGCAGATTATGTCAAAAAGCGTGTATGTCGATGTGCTGATGAGTAAAACAGACCCTCAAAACACAGTGGCTATCAAAGACGCTGTCAAAAGCGGTATCGTAGCGCGCCTAGGCTCAAATTTAGCCGACAAATCTAGCGCACAAACCTACATTGTAGCCAGCATAAAAAGGCTAACTTTCACAGCCCTTACCTATGATAGATACGGCTATATTACGAGTTATCGCGCGAATTTGACGCTAAATTTCAAAACAAAGCTTAAAAATGGCGAAATTTTTAGCAAAGACTGCGTAGGAGACCATGATTTTTCGGTCTCTCGCTTAGTCAAAAACAAACACGACACAATCTCAGTCATCAGCGACAAAGAGCGCTATGACGCTATCGAAAATGCCTCTACTCAGGCGTTTGATGAGTTTATTTCTGCGCTTGCGATCAAAGGCATACAGCTTGAACGCGCTAAAAAATAG
- the leuS gene encoding leucine--tRNA ligase: MAYNSKEIELKWQKIWNDEGEAEPKDDYSLPKKYILSMFPYPSGRIHMGHVRNYAIGDALSRYYRLQGYNVLQPIGFDSFGMPAENAAIKHKIHPKKWTYENIDYMKNELDRLGFSFSKRRLLATSDPLYTKWEQEFFIKMYEKGLIYRKSSLLNWCEHDGTVLANEQVEDGKCWRCGNEVVQKQMQGYYLKITDYAGELLDCLKDLEGKWPNQVLTMQENWIGRSEGLKFRFKFDDESRQMLDGIDGFDVFTTRPDTIYGMSYSALAPEHAVIAKLLEKNLLPKDVEQKVRAILNQSPRERQIADKDGAYLGVNVLHPLTGKKIPVWIANFVLADYGDGAVMAVPAGDERDFEFASKFGLEIINIFENETLPHVEKTGIYANSEILNGLKYKEANEKILQIFEERNLGSRVVNFKLRDWGVSRQRYWGAPIPMIHCEKCGLVGEKIENLPVALPDDVQITGLGNPLDKHPTWKHCTCPKCGGKAVRETDTLDTFFESSWYFARYASDEKTWTSKAFDEQSVNYWMSVDQYIGGIEHAILHLLYARFFQKALRDLGYLRDSEPFARLLTQGMVLKDGAKMSKSKGNTVDPDDIIATYGADTARLFILFAAPPAKELEWNDSAVEGAYKFLNRLYERSSNAYKTDKIPSINHANLSKDEKYARLKVYEALKKSHDVYTENFAFNTLIAACMEALNALNAQDNADIYTEGYFIILNLLQPIVPHIASELSQTLFGRKNFTKIELLPEVFVSDTITLAVTVNGKKRAEIDANADASEAEILALAKENVAKWLEDKTLIKEIYVKNKLVNLVVK; the protein is encoded by the coding sequence ATGGCTTATAATAGCAAAGAGATAGAGTTAAAATGGCAAAAAATTTGGAACGATGAGGGCGAAGCAGAGCCAAAGGACGATTATAGCTTACCTAAAAAATATATTCTTTCGATGTTTCCATACCCAAGTGGGCGTATCCACATGGGACATGTGCGAAACTACGCTATCGGCGACGCGCTCTCGCGCTACTACCGCTTGCAAGGATACAATGTGCTCCAACCAATCGGCTTTGATAGCTTTGGTATGCCAGCAGAAAACGCAGCGATTAAGCATAAAATTCACCCCAAAAAATGGACTTACGAAAATATTGATTATATGAAAAACGAGCTAGACAGGCTTGGTTTTAGCTTTTCAAAGCGTAGATTGCTAGCCACTTCTGATCCGCTTTATACAAAATGGGAGCAGGAATTTTTCATCAAAATGTATGAAAAGGGGCTGATTTATCGCAAAAGCTCACTGCTAAACTGGTGCGAACACGACGGCACCGTGCTTGCAAACGAGCAGGTTGAAGACGGCAAATGCTGGCGCTGTGGTAATGAAGTAGTGCAAAAGCAAATGCAAGGATATTATTTAAAAATCACAGATTATGCTGGGGAACTTCTTGATTGTTTGAAGGATTTGGAGGGAAAATGGCCAAATCAAGTCCTAACCATGCAAGAAAACTGGATTGGGCGAAGTGAGGGTTTGAAATTCCGCTTTAAATTTGACGATGAAAGCCGCCAGATGCTAGACGGAATCGACGGATTTGATGTATTTACGACTCGCCCTGATACGATTTATGGTATGAGCTACTCGGCTCTTGCGCCTGAACACGCGGTTATTGCGAAGCTTTTGGAGAAAAATTTACTTCCAAAAGATGTAGAGCAAAAGGTTCGCGCGATCCTAAACCAAAGCCCAAGAGAGCGACAAATCGCCGACAAAGACGGAGCGTATCTAGGCGTAAATGTCCTACACCCGCTAACTGGCAAAAAAATCCCAGTGTGGATAGCAAATTTTGTTTTGGCTGATTATGGTGACGGCGCGGTTATGGCTGTGCCAGCAGGCGATGAGAGGGATTTTGAGTTTGCGAGTAAATTTGGACTTGAAATTATAAATATTTTCGAAAACGAAACCCTACCACATGTCGAAAAAACAGGAATTTACGCAAATTCTGAAATTTTAAATGGCCTAAAATACAAAGAGGCAAATGAGAAAATTTTGCAAATTTTTGAAGAGCGAAATTTAGGCTCTCGCGTGGTAAATTTCAAACTCCGCGACTGGGGCGTTTCACGCCAGCGCTACTGGGGCGCGCCGATTCCGATGATTCACTGCGAAAAATGCGGTTTAGTCGGCGAAAAAATCGAAAATTTGCCAGTTGCGTTGCCTGATGATGTGCAAATCACAGGACTTGGCAATCCGCTTGATAAACACCCTACCTGGAAGCACTGCACCTGCCCGAAATGCGGCGGAAAGGCCGTTCGCGAGACCGATACGCTTGATACATTTTTTGAGAGTAGCTGGTATTTCGCGCGCTATGCAAGCGATGAGAAAACTTGGACGAGCAAGGCATTTGACGAGCAGAGCGTGAATTACTGGATGAGCGTAGATCAATATATCGGCGGTATCGAGCATGCGATTTTGCACCTGCTTTACGCTAGATTTTTCCAAAAAGCATTGCGCGATTTGGGTTATTTGCGCGATAGTGAGCCGTTTGCTAGACTTTTGACACAAGGCATGGTGCTAAAAGACGGCGCAAAAATGAGCAAATCTAAGGGCAACACCGTAGATCCCGATGATATCATCGCTACTTATGGGGCTGATACTGCGCGACTTTTCATACTTTTTGCAGCACCTCCTGCAAAAGAGTTAGAGTGGAACGATAGCGCAGTAGAGGGCGCTTATAAGTTTTTAAACCGCCTTTATGAGCGTTCAAGCAATGCGTATAAAACAGATAAAATTCCTAGCATTAACCACGCAAATTTAAGCAAAGATGAAAAATATGCGAGATTAAAAGTCTATGAGGCGCTAAAAAAATCGCACGATGTATATACGGAAAATTTCGCCTTTAATACCCTAATCGCGGCGTGTATGGAGGCTCTAAATGCCCTAAATGCGCAGGATAACGCTGATATTTACACTGAGGGATATTTTATTATCCTAAATTTACTTCAACCAATCGTGCCTCATATCGCAAGCGAGCTAAGTCAGACACTTTTTGGGCGCAAAAATTTCACAAAAATTGAGCTTTTGCCTGAGGTTTTTGTGAGCGATACTATCACGCTTGCAGTTACCGTAAATGGCAAAAAACGCGCCGAAATCGACGCCAATGCGGACGCGAGCGAGGCGGAAATTTTAGCACTTGCCAAAGAAAATGTCGCAAAATGGTTAGAGGATAAAACGCTAATAAAAGAAATTTATGTCAAAAACAAACTTGTAAATTTGGTCGTAAAGTAG
- a CDS encoding DUF6394 family protein translates to MNWGRVTYIFFALMSATTIAGFIYERHELLLFIAASINAVSTLLKVGVRNMLSAELFASSLVADLHLIPAFVLMIVHPGDLSVITALCIGALIAVIFSLVLITVESAKSKDEF, encoded by the coding sequence ATGAACTGGGGAAGAGTAACATACATATTTTTTGCTTTGATGAGTGCGACTACAATCGCTGGATTTATCTACGAAAGACACGAGCTTTTGCTCTTTATCGCTGCTAGTATTAATGCAGTCTCAACGCTACTTAAAGTCGGTGTGCGCAATATGCTCTCAGCCGAGCTTTTCGCAAGCTCGCTTGTGGCTGATTTGCACCTAATCCCAGCGTTTGTGCTTATGATAGTTCATCCAGGTGATCTTTCGGTTATAACCGCGCTTTGTATCGGCGCGCTGATTGCTGTGATTTTCTCATTAGTGCTAATCACCGTAGAATCAGCCAAATCAAAAGATGAATTTTAG